A genomic stretch from Canis lupus familiaris isolate Mischka breed German Shepherd chromosome 17, alternate assembly UU_Cfam_GSD_1.0, whole genome shotgun sequence includes:
- the GPAT2 gene encoding glycerol-3-phosphate acyltransferase 2, mitochondrial isoform X5, with the protein MDTMLEARLQTQQRNTQNTQETSLWSSGFGMKLETVTPFLGKYRPFVGRCCQTCTPKSWESLFHRSIMDLGFCNVILVKEENTRFRGWLVRRLCYFLWSLEQHIPPCQDAPQKIIENTGVQNVISGRVPSGAGEGQVPGLEKKEVQRILGHLQAPLCPFLLRLFSWALLRFLNCVFLNVQLHKGQMKMVHKAAQASLLDGILLPFVLFSQGLGVLRVAWDPRTCSPALRALLKKLGGLFLPPEANLTLDSSEGVLARAVVHAAIEQLLVSRQPLLIFLEELPGAQGPRLSALGQTWLGLVVQAVQVGVVPDAMLVPVAITYDLVPDAPCDVYQALAPLGLWTGALAVLRSLRSWGHSPRVCVRVHLAQPFSLQEYTINARSCWGSRQTLEQLLQPIVLGQCTVVPDTEKEQDWTPATGLLLALKEEDQLLVRRLSHHVLNASVTSSAVMSTAIMATLLLFKHQKGVFLSQLLGEFSWLTEETLLRGFDVGFSGQLRCLVQHTLSLLQAHVALLHVQQGDLLVVPRLGPGLTHLARLSAELLPAFLSEAVGACAVRGLLAGRVPPEGPWELQGIELLSQNELYRQILLLLHLLPQDLLLLQPCQSSYCYCQEVLDRLIQCGLLVAEETPGSRPACDTGRQRLSAKLLWKPSGDFTDSDSDDFEEAEGRYFRLSQQSRCPDFFLFLCRLLSPLLKAFAQAATFLHQGQLPDTELGYTEQLLQFLQANAQEEGFFECADPNLAVSAIWTFRDLGVLQQTPSPAGPMLYLSPTFTSRENQEKLEQFIRQFICS; encoded by the exons ATGGATACCATGTTGGAAGCCAGACTTCAAACCCAGCAGAGGAACACCCAGAACACCCAGGAG ACCAGTTTGTGGTCCTCAGGCTTTGGGATGAAGCTGGAGACTGTTACCCCATTTCTGGGGAAATATCGCCCCTTTGTGGGTCGCTGCTGCCAGACCTGCACTCCCAAGAGCTGG GAGTCCCTCTTCCACAGAAGCATAATGGATCTAGGCTTCTGCAATGTGATCCTGGTGAAGGAGGAGAACACCAG GTTTCGGGGCTGGCTGGTTCGGAGGCTCTGCTATTTCTTATGGTCACTGGAGCAGCACATACCACCCTGTCAGGATGCCCCACAGAAGATCATTGAAAACACTGG GGTGCAGAATGTCATCTCAGGGAGGGTCCCatcaggggctggggaaggccaGGTGCCAGGCCTTGAGAAGAAAGAGGTACAGCGCATCCTGGGTCATCTCCAGGCTccactctgccccttcctgctcag GCTGTTCAGCTGGGCACTGCTGCGGTTCCTGAACTGTGTCTTCTTGAACGTGCAGCTCCACAAGGGCCAGATGAAGATGGTCCACAAGGCCGCCCAGGCA TCactcctggatgggatcctgctGCCCTTTGTGCTGTTCTCCCAAGGCCTGGGTGTGCTCCGTGTGGCTTGGGACCCCCgcacctgctcccctgccctcag AGCTCTGCTAAAGAAGCTTGGGGGGCTTTTCTTGCCCCCAGAGGCCAACCTCACCTTGGACAGCTCTGAGGGGGTCCTTGCAAGGGCTGTCGTCCATGCC GCTATAGAGCAGCTGTTGGTCAGCAGGCAGCCCTTGCTCATATTCCTGGAGGAgctgcctggggcccaggggccTCGGCTATCAGCCCTGGGCCAGACCTGGCTGGGACTGGTAGTACAGGCTGTCCAGGTGGGTGTCGTCCCAGATGCCATGCTAGTGCCAGTGGCCATCACCTATGACCTGGTTCCAGATGCACCCTGTGATGTATACCAG gcCTTGGCCCCACTGGGGTTGTGGACAGGAGCTCTAGCTGTCCTGCGGAGCCTACGAAGCTGGGGCCACAGCCCCAGGGTCTGTGTCCGTGTGCATCTGGCACAGCCCTTCTCCCTACAG GAATACACCATCAACGCCAGAAGCTGCTGGGGCAGCAGGCAGACCCTGGAGCAGCTGCTGCAGCCCATTGTGCTGGGCCAATG TACTGTTGTCCCAGACACTGAGAAGGAACAAGACTGGACTCCAGCAACTGGGCTCCTTCTGGCACTTAAGGAAGAGGACCAGCTCCTGGTCAGGAGGCTGAGCCATCATGTCCTGAATG CCAGCGTGACAAGCTCGGCAGTAATGAGCACGGCCATCATGGCTACACTGCTGCTCTTCAAGCACCAAAAG ggtgtgttcctgtcACAGCTCCTGGGGGAGTTCTCCTGGCTGACAGAGGAGACACTGCTGCGTGGCTTTGACGTGGGCTTCTCAGGGCAGTTGCGGTGCCTTGTGCAACACACACTGAGCCTGCTACAGGCACACGTGGCCCTGCTGCACGTCCAGCAGGGGGACTTGCTGGTAGTTCCTCGGCTGGGCCCAGGTCTCACACACCTGGCACGCCTGAGCGCAGAGCTGCTGCCTGCCTTCCTGAGTGAGGCTGTGGGTG CCTGTGCTGTTCGCGGGTTGTTGGCAGGCAGAGTGCCACCTGAGGGGCCCTGGGAGCTACAGGGCATTGAGCTGCTGAGCCAGAACGAGCTGTACCGCCAGATCCTCCTGTTGCTGCACTTGCTGCCACAggacctgctgctgctgcag CCCTGCCAGTCTTCCTACTGCTACTGTCAGGAAGTGCTGGACCGTCTCATCCAATGTGGGCTCCTGGTTGCTGAGGAG ACCCCAGGCTCCCGGCCAGCCTGTGACACAGGGCGGCAGCGTTTAAGTGCAAAGCTGCTGTGGAAACCGAGTGGGGACTTTACTGATAGTGACAGTGATGACTTCGAGGAAGCTGAGGGCCGGTACTTCAGG CTCAGTCAGCAGTCACGCTGCCCtgacttcttccttttcctctgccgcCTGCTTAGCCCGCTGCTCaaggcctttgcacaggctgctACTTTCCTCCACCAGGGACAGCTGCCTGATACGG agttggGCTACACCGAGCAGCTCTTGCAGTTCTTACAGGCCAATGCCCAGGAGGAAGGGTTCTTTG agTGTGCAGACCCAAATCTTGCCGTCAGTGCTATCTGGACCTTCAGAGACCTGGGG
- the GPAT2 gene encoding glycerol-3-phosphate acyltransferase 2, mitochondrial isoform X8, with protein MDTMLEARLQTQQRNTQNTQETSLWSSGFGMKLETVTPFLGKYRPFVGRCCQTCTPKSWESLFHRSIMDLGFCNVILVKEENTRFRGWLVRRLCYFLWSLEQHIPPCQDAPQKIIENTGLFSWALLRFLNCVFLNVQLHKGQMKMVHKAAQAGLPLVFLSTHKSLLDGILLPFVLFSQGLGVLRVAWDPRTCSPALRALLKKLGGLFLPPEANLTLDSSEGVLARAVVHAAIEQLLVSRQPLLIFLEELPGAQGPRLSALGQTWLGLVVQAVQVGVVPDAMLVPVAITYDLVPDAPCDVYQALAPLGLWTGALAVLRSLRSWGHSPRVCVRVHLAQPFSLQEYTINARSCWGSRQTLEQLLQPIVLGQCTVVPDTEKEQDWTPATGLLLALKEEDQLLVRRLSHHVLNASVTSSAVMSTAIMATLLLFKHQKGVFLSQLLGEFSWLTEETLLRGFDVGFSGQLRCLVQHTLSLLQAHVALLHVQQGDLLVVPRLGPGLTHLARLSAELLPAFLSEAVGACAVRGLLAGRVPPEGPWELQGIELLSQNELYRQILLLLHLLPQDLLLLQPCQSSYCYCQEVLDRLIQCGLLVAEETPGSRPACDTGRQRLSAKLLWKPSGDFTDSDSDDFEEAEGRYFRLSQQSRCPDFFLFLCRLLSPLLKAFAQAATFLHQGQLPDTELGYTEQLLQFLQANAQEEGFFECADPNLAVSAIWTFRDLGVLQQTPSPAGPMLYLSPTFTSRENQEKLEQFIRQFICS; from the exons ATGGATACCATGTTGGAAGCCAGACTTCAAACCCAGCAGAGGAACACCCAGAACACCCAGGAG ACCAGTTTGTGGTCCTCAGGCTTTGGGATGAAGCTGGAGACTGTTACCCCATTTCTGGGGAAATATCGCCCCTTTGTGGGTCGCTGCTGCCAGACCTGCACTCCCAAGAGCTGG GAGTCCCTCTTCCACAGAAGCATAATGGATCTAGGCTTCTGCAATGTGATCCTGGTGAAGGAGGAGAACACCAG GTTTCGGGGCTGGCTGGTTCGGAGGCTCTGCTATTTCTTATGGTCACTGGAGCAGCACATACCACCCTGTCAGGATGCCCCACAGAAGATCATTGAAAACACTGG GCTGTTCAGCTGGGCACTGCTGCGGTTCCTGAACTGTGTCTTCTTGAACGTGCAGCTCCACAAGGGCCAGATGAAGATGGTCCACAAGGCCGCCCAGGCA GGCTTGccgcttgtcttcctctctaccCACAAGTCactcctggatgggatcctgctGCCCTTTGTGCTGTTCTCCCAAGGCCTGGGTGTGCTCCGTGTGGCTTGGGACCCCCgcacctgctcccctgccctcag AGCTCTGCTAAAGAAGCTTGGGGGGCTTTTCTTGCCCCCAGAGGCCAACCTCACCTTGGACAGCTCTGAGGGGGTCCTTGCAAGGGCTGTCGTCCATGCC GCTATAGAGCAGCTGTTGGTCAGCAGGCAGCCCTTGCTCATATTCCTGGAGGAgctgcctggggcccaggggccTCGGCTATCAGCCCTGGGCCAGACCTGGCTGGGACTGGTAGTACAGGCTGTCCAGGTGGGTGTCGTCCCAGATGCCATGCTAGTGCCAGTGGCCATCACCTATGACCTGGTTCCAGATGCACCCTGTGATGTATACCAG gcCTTGGCCCCACTGGGGTTGTGGACAGGAGCTCTAGCTGTCCTGCGGAGCCTACGAAGCTGGGGCCACAGCCCCAGGGTCTGTGTCCGTGTGCATCTGGCACAGCCCTTCTCCCTACAG GAATACACCATCAACGCCAGAAGCTGCTGGGGCAGCAGGCAGACCCTGGAGCAGCTGCTGCAGCCCATTGTGCTGGGCCAATG TACTGTTGTCCCAGACACTGAGAAGGAACAAGACTGGACTCCAGCAACTGGGCTCCTTCTGGCACTTAAGGAAGAGGACCAGCTCCTGGTCAGGAGGCTGAGCCATCATGTCCTGAATG CCAGCGTGACAAGCTCGGCAGTAATGAGCACGGCCATCATGGCTACACTGCTGCTCTTCAAGCACCAAAAG ggtgtgttcctgtcACAGCTCCTGGGGGAGTTCTCCTGGCTGACAGAGGAGACACTGCTGCGTGGCTTTGACGTGGGCTTCTCAGGGCAGTTGCGGTGCCTTGTGCAACACACACTGAGCCTGCTACAGGCACACGTGGCCCTGCTGCACGTCCAGCAGGGGGACTTGCTGGTAGTTCCTCGGCTGGGCCCAGGTCTCACACACCTGGCACGCCTGAGCGCAGAGCTGCTGCCTGCCTTCCTGAGTGAGGCTGTGGGTG CCTGTGCTGTTCGCGGGTTGTTGGCAGGCAGAGTGCCACCTGAGGGGCCCTGGGAGCTACAGGGCATTGAGCTGCTGAGCCAGAACGAGCTGTACCGCCAGATCCTCCTGTTGCTGCACTTGCTGCCACAggacctgctgctgctgcag CCCTGCCAGTCTTCCTACTGCTACTGTCAGGAAGTGCTGGACCGTCTCATCCAATGTGGGCTCCTGGTTGCTGAGGAG ACCCCAGGCTCCCGGCCAGCCTGTGACACAGGGCGGCAGCGTTTAAGTGCAAAGCTGCTGTGGAAACCGAGTGGGGACTTTACTGATAGTGACAGTGATGACTTCGAGGAAGCTGAGGGCCGGTACTTCAGG CTCAGTCAGCAGTCACGCTGCCCtgacttcttccttttcctctgccgcCTGCTTAGCCCGCTGCTCaaggcctttgcacaggctgctACTTTCCTCCACCAGGGACAGCTGCCTGATACGG agttggGCTACACCGAGCAGCTCTTGCAGTTCTTACAGGCCAATGCCCAGGAGGAAGGGTTCTTTG agTGTGCAGACCCAAATCTTGCCGTCAGTGCTATCTGGACCTTCAGAGACCTGGGG
- the GPAT2 gene encoding glycerol-3-phosphate acyltransferase 2, mitochondrial isoform X9, with translation MDTMLEARLQTQQRNTQNTQETSLWSSGFGMKLETVTPFLGKYRPFVGRCCQTCTPKSWESLFHRSIMDLGFCNVILVKEENTRFRGWLVRRLCYFLWSLEQHIPPCQDAPQKIIENTGLFSWALLRFLNCVFLNVQLHKGQMKMVHKAAQASLLDGILLPFVLFSQGLGVLRVAWDPRTCSPALRALLKKLGGLFLPPEANLTLDSSEGVLARAVVHAAIEQLLVSRQPLLIFLEELPGAQGPRLSALGQTWLGLVVQAVQVGVVPDAMLVPVAITYDLVPDAPCDVYQALAPLGLWTGALAVLRSLRSWGHSPRVCVRVHLAQPFSLQEYTINARSCWGSRQTLEQLLQPIVLGQCTVVPDTEKEQDWTPATGLLLALKEEDQLLVRRLSHHVLNASVTSSAVMSTAIMATLLLFKHQKGVFLSQLLGEFSWLTEETLLRGFDVGFSGQLRCLVQHTLSLLQAHVALLHVQQGDLLVVPRLGPGLTHLARLSAELLPAFLSEAVGACAVRGLLAGRVPPEGPWELQGIELLSQNELYRQILLLLHLLPQDLLLLQPCQSSYCYCQEVLDRLIQCGLLVAEETPGSRPACDTGRQRLSAKLLWKPSGDFTDSDSDDFEEAEGRYFRLSQQSRCPDFFLFLCRLLSPLLKAFAQAATFLHQGQLPDTELGYTEQLLQFLQANAQEEGFFECADPNLAVSAIWTFRDLGVLQQTPSPAGPMLYLSPTFTSRENQEKLEQFIRQFICS, from the exons ATGGATACCATGTTGGAAGCCAGACTTCAAACCCAGCAGAGGAACACCCAGAACACCCAGGAG ACCAGTTTGTGGTCCTCAGGCTTTGGGATGAAGCTGGAGACTGTTACCCCATTTCTGGGGAAATATCGCCCCTTTGTGGGTCGCTGCTGCCAGACCTGCACTCCCAAGAGCTGG GAGTCCCTCTTCCACAGAAGCATAATGGATCTAGGCTTCTGCAATGTGATCCTGGTGAAGGAGGAGAACACCAG GTTTCGGGGCTGGCTGGTTCGGAGGCTCTGCTATTTCTTATGGTCACTGGAGCAGCACATACCACCCTGTCAGGATGCCCCACAGAAGATCATTGAAAACACTGG GCTGTTCAGCTGGGCACTGCTGCGGTTCCTGAACTGTGTCTTCTTGAACGTGCAGCTCCACAAGGGCCAGATGAAGATGGTCCACAAGGCCGCCCAGGCA TCactcctggatgggatcctgctGCCCTTTGTGCTGTTCTCCCAAGGCCTGGGTGTGCTCCGTGTGGCTTGGGACCCCCgcacctgctcccctgccctcag AGCTCTGCTAAAGAAGCTTGGGGGGCTTTTCTTGCCCCCAGAGGCCAACCTCACCTTGGACAGCTCTGAGGGGGTCCTTGCAAGGGCTGTCGTCCATGCC GCTATAGAGCAGCTGTTGGTCAGCAGGCAGCCCTTGCTCATATTCCTGGAGGAgctgcctggggcccaggggccTCGGCTATCAGCCCTGGGCCAGACCTGGCTGGGACTGGTAGTACAGGCTGTCCAGGTGGGTGTCGTCCCAGATGCCATGCTAGTGCCAGTGGCCATCACCTATGACCTGGTTCCAGATGCACCCTGTGATGTATACCAG gcCTTGGCCCCACTGGGGTTGTGGACAGGAGCTCTAGCTGTCCTGCGGAGCCTACGAAGCTGGGGCCACAGCCCCAGGGTCTGTGTCCGTGTGCATCTGGCACAGCCCTTCTCCCTACAG GAATACACCATCAACGCCAGAAGCTGCTGGGGCAGCAGGCAGACCCTGGAGCAGCTGCTGCAGCCCATTGTGCTGGGCCAATG TACTGTTGTCCCAGACACTGAGAAGGAACAAGACTGGACTCCAGCAACTGGGCTCCTTCTGGCACTTAAGGAAGAGGACCAGCTCCTGGTCAGGAGGCTGAGCCATCATGTCCTGAATG CCAGCGTGACAAGCTCGGCAGTAATGAGCACGGCCATCATGGCTACACTGCTGCTCTTCAAGCACCAAAAG ggtgtgttcctgtcACAGCTCCTGGGGGAGTTCTCCTGGCTGACAGAGGAGACACTGCTGCGTGGCTTTGACGTGGGCTTCTCAGGGCAGTTGCGGTGCCTTGTGCAACACACACTGAGCCTGCTACAGGCACACGTGGCCCTGCTGCACGTCCAGCAGGGGGACTTGCTGGTAGTTCCTCGGCTGGGCCCAGGTCTCACACACCTGGCACGCCTGAGCGCAGAGCTGCTGCCTGCCTTCCTGAGTGAGGCTGTGGGTG CCTGTGCTGTTCGCGGGTTGTTGGCAGGCAGAGTGCCACCTGAGGGGCCCTGGGAGCTACAGGGCATTGAGCTGCTGAGCCAGAACGAGCTGTACCGCCAGATCCTCCTGTTGCTGCACTTGCTGCCACAggacctgctgctgctgcag CCCTGCCAGTCTTCCTACTGCTACTGTCAGGAAGTGCTGGACCGTCTCATCCAATGTGGGCTCCTGGTTGCTGAGGAG ACCCCAGGCTCCCGGCCAGCCTGTGACACAGGGCGGCAGCGTTTAAGTGCAAAGCTGCTGTGGAAACCGAGTGGGGACTTTACTGATAGTGACAGTGATGACTTCGAGGAAGCTGAGGGCCGGTACTTCAGG CTCAGTCAGCAGTCACGCTGCCCtgacttcttccttttcctctgccgcCTGCTTAGCCCGCTGCTCaaggcctttgcacaggctgctACTTTCCTCCACCAGGGACAGCTGCCTGATACGG agttggGCTACACCGAGCAGCTCTTGCAGTTCTTACAGGCCAATGCCCAGGAGGAAGGGTTCTTTG agTGTGCAGACCCAAATCTTGCCGTCAGTGCTATCTGGACCTTCAGAGACCTGGGG
- the GPAT2 gene encoding glycerol-3-phosphate acyltransferase 2, mitochondrial isoform X7 yields the protein MDTMLEARLQTQQRNTQNTQETSLWSSGFGMKLETVTPFLGKYRPFVGRCCQTCTPKSWESLFHRSIMDLGFCNVILVKEENTRFRGWLVRRLCYFLWSLEQHIPPCQDAPQKIIENTGLFSWALLRFLNCVFLNVQLHKGQMKMVHKAAQAQGLPLVFLSTHKSLLDGILLPFVLFSQGLGVLRVAWDPRTCSPALRALLKKLGGLFLPPEANLTLDSSEGVLARAVVHAAIEQLLVSRQPLLIFLEELPGAQGPRLSALGQTWLGLVVQAVQVGVVPDAMLVPVAITYDLVPDAPCDVYQALAPLGLWTGALAVLRSLRSWGHSPRVCVRVHLAQPFSLQEYTINARSCWGSRQTLEQLLQPIVLGQCTVVPDTEKEQDWTPATGLLLALKEEDQLLVRRLSHHVLNASVTSSAVMSTAIMATLLLFKHQKGVFLSQLLGEFSWLTEETLLRGFDVGFSGQLRCLVQHTLSLLQAHVALLHVQQGDLLVVPRLGPGLTHLARLSAELLPAFLSEAVGACAVRGLLAGRVPPEGPWELQGIELLSQNELYRQILLLLHLLPQDLLLLQPCQSSYCYCQEVLDRLIQCGLLVAEETPGSRPACDTGRQRLSAKLLWKPSGDFTDSDSDDFEEAEGRYFRLSQQSRCPDFFLFLCRLLSPLLKAFAQAATFLHQGQLPDTELGYTEQLLQFLQANAQEEGFFECADPNLAVSAIWTFRDLGVLQQTPSPAGPMLYLSPTFTSRENQEKLEQFIRQFICS from the exons ATGGATACCATGTTGGAAGCCAGACTTCAAACCCAGCAGAGGAACACCCAGAACACCCAGGAG ACCAGTTTGTGGTCCTCAGGCTTTGGGATGAAGCTGGAGACTGTTACCCCATTTCTGGGGAAATATCGCCCCTTTGTGGGTCGCTGCTGCCAGACCTGCACTCCCAAGAGCTGG GAGTCCCTCTTCCACAGAAGCATAATGGATCTAGGCTTCTGCAATGTGATCCTGGTGAAGGAGGAGAACACCAG GTTTCGGGGCTGGCTGGTTCGGAGGCTCTGCTATTTCTTATGGTCACTGGAGCAGCACATACCACCCTGTCAGGATGCCCCACAGAAGATCATTGAAAACACTGG GCTGTTCAGCTGGGCACTGCTGCGGTTCCTGAACTGTGTCTTCTTGAACGTGCAGCTCCACAAGGGCCAGATGAAGATGGTCCACAAGGCCGCCCAGGCA CAGGGCTTGccgcttgtcttcctctctaccCACAAGTCactcctggatgggatcctgctGCCCTTTGTGCTGTTCTCCCAAGGCCTGGGTGTGCTCCGTGTGGCTTGGGACCCCCgcacctgctcccctgccctcag AGCTCTGCTAAAGAAGCTTGGGGGGCTTTTCTTGCCCCCAGAGGCCAACCTCACCTTGGACAGCTCTGAGGGGGTCCTTGCAAGGGCTGTCGTCCATGCC GCTATAGAGCAGCTGTTGGTCAGCAGGCAGCCCTTGCTCATATTCCTGGAGGAgctgcctggggcccaggggccTCGGCTATCAGCCCTGGGCCAGACCTGGCTGGGACTGGTAGTACAGGCTGTCCAGGTGGGTGTCGTCCCAGATGCCATGCTAGTGCCAGTGGCCATCACCTATGACCTGGTTCCAGATGCACCCTGTGATGTATACCAG gcCTTGGCCCCACTGGGGTTGTGGACAGGAGCTCTAGCTGTCCTGCGGAGCCTACGAAGCTGGGGCCACAGCCCCAGGGTCTGTGTCCGTGTGCATCTGGCACAGCCCTTCTCCCTACAG GAATACACCATCAACGCCAGAAGCTGCTGGGGCAGCAGGCAGACCCTGGAGCAGCTGCTGCAGCCCATTGTGCTGGGCCAATG TACTGTTGTCCCAGACACTGAGAAGGAACAAGACTGGACTCCAGCAACTGGGCTCCTTCTGGCACTTAAGGAAGAGGACCAGCTCCTGGTCAGGAGGCTGAGCCATCATGTCCTGAATG CCAGCGTGACAAGCTCGGCAGTAATGAGCACGGCCATCATGGCTACACTGCTGCTCTTCAAGCACCAAAAG ggtgtgttcctgtcACAGCTCCTGGGGGAGTTCTCCTGGCTGACAGAGGAGACACTGCTGCGTGGCTTTGACGTGGGCTTCTCAGGGCAGTTGCGGTGCCTTGTGCAACACACACTGAGCCTGCTACAGGCACACGTGGCCCTGCTGCACGTCCAGCAGGGGGACTTGCTGGTAGTTCCTCGGCTGGGCCCAGGTCTCACACACCTGGCACGCCTGAGCGCAGAGCTGCTGCCTGCCTTCCTGAGTGAGGCTGTGGGTG CCTGTGCTGTTCGCGGGTTGTTGGCAGGCAGAGTGCCACCTGAGGGGCCCTGGGAGCTACAGGGCATTGAGCTGCTGAGCCAGAACGAGCTGTACCGCCAGATCCTCCTGTTGCTGCACTTGCTGCCACAggacctgctgctgctgcag CCCTGCCAGTCTTCCTACTGCTACTGTCAGGAAGTGCTGGACCGTCTCATCCAATGTGGGCTCCTGGTTGCTGAGGAG ACCCCAGGCTCCCGGCCAGCCTGTGACACAGGGCGGCAGCGTTTAAGTGCAAAGCTGCTGTGGAAACCGAGTGGGGACTTTACTGATAGTGACAGTGATGACTTCGAGGAAGCTGAGGGCCGGTACTTCAGG CTCAGTCAGCAGTCACGCTGCCCtgacttcttccttttcctctgccgcCTGCTTAGCCCGCTGCTCaaggcctttgcacaggctgctACTTTCCTCCACCAGGGACAGCTGCCTGATACGG agttggGCTACACCGAGCAGCTCTTGCAGTTCTTACAGGCCAATGCCCAGGAGGAAGGGTTCTTTG agTGTGCAGACCCAAATCTTGCCGTCAGTGCTATCTGGACCTTCAGAGACCTGGGG